The DNA region CTGCCCCCGTCGTTGGAGTCCGCGAACGCCTGTACGGACTGTCCCCACACCTCCCGCAGCACAGCTGCGCACAGGTCCTGAAAGGCGCGCCAGCCCAGGGTGTGCAGGGCGAAGCGAGGCGACCCGGGGGCGATGGTTTCGCTCGTCCCCGTCATACGTCGTCCTTGTGGCCGTCATCGGTTGAGCCGTCGCTGAGCGTGGTGAGCGCCTCCCACATCTCCTCGTCGTCGTAGTCCGGTTCAACCAGGTCTGGGGTCAGGATGTTGCTGTCGGGATCCAGCTCCTCGGACTGGGCAACGACCTCGACCAGGAACTTCTGCGCGGCCTTCATGAGACCGGGGTCCCGTGTCCACAGCCCGAACTCCAGGCTGCGGCGGGAGCTTTCCGTGCCGTTGGCACTTCCCAGCCACAGCCGGCTGGGCCGGAAGCCGATGACATCGGCCACCCCGCCCAACCCGTCTTCGTCGTGCCGCCACAGCTCACCCAGCAGCAACATTTTGGTGTGCAGGATCGGAACGAGATGATCACCGGCCTTGCGGTAACCGAGGCTGCGTAGCGCAGGCAGCTGGATGTCCGGTGACGCAGAGCCGGGACCGAGTACAGGCGCCGCGCCGTCCTCATGGAGGCTCAGTCCCTCCAGATTGGGCAGCGCCCGAGCGGGGAAGCCGGCCGCGCCCTTCACCGCGTTGGCCACCTTGCGCAGTCTCTCCAGGGACCGTGGGCCCCTTGACTGTTTACTGACCACCACGCATGCGGACGGGAACCCGGCTATCCGGCGCAGCAGTTCAGTGTCGTCCACCCACAAGAACGCCCCGAGCATCCCGGCCCCAAGGCTGCGTGAGCGCCGCTGTTGCTCCAACTCGTTCCGGAACGTGTCGATCCCGTCGACGAGGCCGGCCAGCACATTCGTCCCGAACCGGGCGGGACCACCTTCCGCTGCGACCGCCTGCACGTTGAACTGGTGAGAAAACGACAGACTCACGACCCCTCCTATAACAGGAGCATTATGGCGTGCCGTCACAGACGGGTCGTACGGTCACCCCCACCCTCCCGTCGAGGCGCCCGGCCAGGCGGCAGCATGCCGTCGTCGCAGCTGCAGGGACAGACGTGAATGGCCACGGGAGGCACCCTGCTCGTCGACGAGGCCAGCGGCGTGATCTTCGTCGGCGAGGCGACCAGCCCGCCCCCGGACTCTCCGCTGACCGAGGCCTACTTCCAGCACGGTGTCAGCGTCCACCTCGCCGCCGGACGGAAGACACCGGCAGCATCAGCCACTTCCTGGGCATGTGGCACACGCACCCGCACTCCCCGGCACAGCCCAGCGCCACCGGCCGCGCCGGTGCTGCGATGTCACGCCGATGAACCTCGCCACGCCTGCTGAACAGGACCTGCGTGCGGGGCTGTCGCCACGGATGGCGCCGACGCCGTCAGCCGAGAGGCAGGTCGAGGTAGCGGGCGGCGTCGTGCAGGACATCGCGGGTGAGGGTTTCGGTGCGGTCGAGGATGGAGAGTTGGGCGGCCATACCGATCAGCGGGGTGAGGTGTTCCATGAGTCCGTCGGTGATGCGGTAGAGCTCTTCCTCGTGGTCCAGGAGGCTGCCGAGTTTGTGGTGCCGTAGCCGCAGCAGGCTGTCGAGGGTGGCCAGGGTGCCGGCCCATTCGTCGGGGTGTTCCGTGCAGCGAGGCGGGAGCCGGTTGACCCAGAGTGTGGGGACTGAGCGTGGCCGGATGGGGGCGGTAGCCTCGGTGAGGCGTCTGAGGGCGGGGAAGCGGGCGGCGCGGGCCTCACGCAGGATGTCGCTGGAGCCGATGCCGCTCCAGAAGACGGTCAGGCCCAGTTCGTCGGCGAGGTAGTCGAACGTCGGCTGCAGGTCCTCGGGCCGCAGCCGGTCGATTCCGTCGATCAGGCAGACCTCCGTACGGGCATGGCGCATCACGTGGACCGCAGGCCCGGTGAAGTCCTTCATGCGCTGTACGGGCCGTTGCTCGGTGTCCGGGCGGTACAGATCCCAGCCGAGGAAGACGGCCAGGGCCGCGGACCAGTCGGCGGATGTGCCGGGTTCGGGCGGGGCGTTGACGCAGACGACGGGGATGCGGCTGTCGTCGATGCCGTGGCCGCCGTCCCCACCATCTGGCAGGGGCTGCTCGCCGAGGTCACCGCCAACCCGCGCGACCTCGCAAGAAGTACGGCGCCGAGGTGGTCGGCCGGGCGCAGGGATACGACGTCGCCGTTCTGAAGCTGAAGAACCCGCCGTCGGGGCTCGCTCCGCTGGCCCTCGGCAATTCGGACGAGGTCGCGGTCGGCGATTCCACGATTGCCATCGGCGCCCCGTTCGGCCTGTCCAACACGGTCACCACGGGCATCATCAGCGCGAAGAACCGCCCGGTCGCCTCCGGTGACGGCTCCGGCGGCAGCAACTCGTACATGAGCGCCCTGCAGACCGACGCCTCGATCAACCCGGGCAACTCCGGCGGCCCGTTGCTCGATGCGCGCGGTGCGGTCATCGGCATCAACTCGGCCATCCAGTCGACCGGCAGCAGCGTCGGCCAGACCCAGGCGGGCTCCATCGGCCTCGGCTTCGCGATTCCGATCAACCAGGCGACGAACGTCGCCCAGCAGTTGATCAAGACCGGCAAGCCGGTCTACCCGGTGATCGGAGCCACGGTCAGCATGGACGAGAAGACCGGCGGCGCGGTCATCTCCGACCAGGGGGCGGACGGTACGGCAGCCGTGTCGAAGGACGGCCCCGCGGACCGGGCCGGCCTCAGGGCGGGCGATGTCATCACGAAGTTCAACGACACCGTGATCGACAGCGGCCCGACCCTGATCGGCGAGATCTGGACCCACAAGCCCGGCGACCGGGTGACGCTGACCTACCAGCGCGACGGCCGGACGGCAACGGCCGAGGTCACCCTCGGGGACCCCGGTCCCGAGTACGCGGCGAACCGGCACAATGTCGGCTTCATGGTGGCCGATTCTCGCGGCGTCCCTGGTGGGCCAGCCCGATGTGGTGCAGCAGGGTGCGTTTGCCAGTACCGCGGCAGTCGCTGTCGATGGCGACGTGCTGGCAGGGGTGGCGGCGTTCGCCGTTGAGGCGCAGCATCCGCCGTGCGGTCTTCATGCCTGTGGCGATGTCGGTGGTTTCGACGAGGCTGAGCTGGGCGTGGTAACGCACCCGGGGGTCGTCCTCGTCGACGGGCACGGGGCCGTCGACCGGCGGGATCGGGGGAGGGGCCGGCTGGTGCCGTACGCGGGCGCGCCAGCCGTGCAGAGTGGTCGGTGACCCAGGAGACAGGGCCGGCGCCGACGCGGGCGGCGGGACACTTTGAGCGTCACGTACGGGGGGTTTCACCGGTCATCTCCCTGTCGCCCGTTGCCCGGTGGGGGAGGGCCGGTGCTGCTGTCACCTTGGGTGGTGTCTGGGGTGGGCCTGCAGTTGTTGTCGCCCACGGGCCCGGGATCGGTGGGGCCGGGCGGGTGGAGGCCGGGCAGGGAGGCCAGGAAGTCGTCCAGGCTCAGGCCCGCGCCACGGACGGGCTCGGGCGTGTCGAACAGCTCTCCGGAGGGACGGTCGAGGGAGCGGAAGGGGCGGACGGAGTCCGGGTCCAGGGGCGGCAGGCCGTCGGCGTAGGGCTTGGTGGTGGGCGTCGGCCGCGCGGGGCGGGGCACCGCGGCAGCCGCGCGGGGACCCGGCCTGGCCGCGGTAGGCGAGGGCCCGGCGGCCGCGGTGCGCAGCAGCTGAGCGGTGGCCCGGGTGACGGCGGCCTCGTCACGGCGGCTGCCGCCGGCGGCGAGGTGGATACGCAGGGCCTGGTCCCAGGTTTCCTCGGTCCACCGGTCCTTGAGCAGTCGGCGGTGGATGAAGGGCACCTCGACCCACGGGTCGGTGCCCGGCTCGGCCCGGTGGTTGAACAGCCAGGCGACTTCCGGGTGGTCGGGGGAGTAGTGGACCTCCCAGCGCCCCTGCTGCGCTGCGATGCCGGAGGGCCCACGGAAGAGGTCCAGCTTTCCCCGGTCGAGGTTGTAGGTGCGGTTGTTGATCTGGAAGCCCTTGCGGCTGACCCGGACCCACACCGTCGGCAGCAGCTTGCGGTTCTCCTGCGCGGTCAGCGTGGTGGACCGGTAGCCGCGCAGGGACACCAGGGCTGCGTACATCTGGTTGGGAGTCAGGCACAGCCCAGGAGTGAACGGACTACGAAGTGCTGCGTGAGGGGTCTGCTGCCAGCGGAGAACCACCCACTGCTCGAACAGTTCCTGGAGCTGGGGGATTGTCCACAGAGGCTGCTTGCGGACGCGTTTGCCACGCAGGTCCAGACGGTGATGGGTGTAGGAGGCCAGGTACTGGCTGAAGCCGGTTTTCACCGCCAGCATGGCGCGCTCCACGATGGCCTTGTCGACGGCGGTGCGCAGCCGTGCCTCGCGTACTTCGATGCCCATGCAGTGGCAGGCGCGGGTGAAGTCCGCGGAGATGAACGGCGAGCCGTGGTCGATGACGAGTGTTTCGGGTTTGATGACGGGCCTGGCGGCGGCGCCGGCGAAGCGGGGGTCGGCCGCCAGGAGGTCCTCGAAGGGGAGGTCGGATCCTTCCATGAAGGTTTCCGGTGCCCAGCCCGGGCGCGCGGGTAGCGGGGCCGTGGTCTGGGCGACGACCTGCATGGTGTCGAACGAGCGGGTGGCCCGCCCGGCGGTCCACCGTCCCGTCCCGCCTGTGCGGCCGGTGCGCTTGGGCACGAGCAGAGAGCCCACGATGCTGCGGGTGGCCACGTCGATGGCGATGGTGAGCTCCACAGAGATGCCCCGTCCGTCGTCGCCGAGGACGAGGACGTCCAGTCCGGTGGTGTCGATCTGCACCAGTTCCCCGGGCCAGCGGGCCCAGGTCGCCCGCCGGGCGACCGGCCGCTCTGCGGATGTGGCAGGTCCGGCCGCGTGGCGGGCCGCCGCGTCGTGCGCGTTCTGCGCGGTGATCCCGAGGCGCTCCA from Streptomyces sp. NBC_01591 includes:
- a CDS encoding trypsin-like peptidase domain-containing protein gives rise to the protein MVGRAQGYDVAVLKLKNPPSGLAPLALGNSDEVAVGDSTIAIGAPFGLSNTVTTGIISAKNRPVASGDGSGGSNSYMSALQTDASINPGNSGGPLLDARGAVIGINSAIQSTGSSVGQTQAGSIGLGFAIPINQATNVAQQLIKTGKPVYPVIGATVSMDEKTGGAVISDQGADGTAAVSKDGPADRAGLRAGDVITKFNDTVIDSGPTLIGEIWTHKPGDRVTLTYQRDGRTATAEVTLGDPGPEYAANRHNVGFMVADSRGVPGGPARCGAAGCVCQYRGSRCRWRRAGRGGGVRR
- a CDS encoding integrase, giving the protein MSAATVERKCAAWRKEGLMGLVDKRSLRSTAPHGRVDARVVDLVWEILDDERDKGLSPGTLSRLIDRVQQTVRTRYAQLLADPKTARGLVISPATFYRLLERLGITAQNAHDAAARHAAGPATSAERPVARRATWARWPGELVQIDTTGLDVLVLGDDGRGISVELTIAIDVATRSIVGSLLVPKRTGRTGGTGRWTAGRATRSFDTMQVVAQTTAPLPARPGWAPETFMEGSDLPFEDLLAADPRFAGAAARPVIKPETLVIDHGSPFISADFTRACHCMGIEVREARLRTAVDKAIVERAMLAVKTGFSQYLASYTHHRLDLRGKRVRKQPLWTIPQLQELFEQWVVLRWQQTPHAALRSPFTPGLCLTPNQMYAALVSLRGYRSTTLTAQENRKLLPTVWVRVSRKGFQINNRTYNLDRGKLDLFRGPSGIAAQQGRWEVHYSPDHPEVAWLFNHRAEPGTDPWVEVPFIHRRLLKDRWTEETWDQALRIHLAAGGSRRDEAAVTRATAQLLRTAAAGPSPTAARPGPRAAAAVPRPARPTPTTKPYADGLPPLDPDSVRPFRSLDRPSGELFDTPEPVRGAGLSLDDFLASLPGLHPPGPTDPGPVGDNNCRPTPDTTQGDSSTGPPPPGNGRQGDDR